One part of the Tachysurus fulvidraco isolate hzauxx_2018 chromosome 23, HZAU_PFXX_2.0, whole genome shotgun sequence genome encodes these proteins:
- the bhlhe23 gene encoding class E basic helix-loop-helix protein 23, translating into MNAREENLLKSISNDTLLDLTQRYGQAALGFGPGHGASSPARFALASSAAADFLTAQTAKSGESGGEHTSDDDDGFDVDARKQSPAFGEDPKHAATKKPKEQRSLRLSINARERRRMHDLNDALDGLRAVIPYAHSPSVRKLSKIATLLLAKNYILMQAQALEEMRRLVAYLNQGQTMTSAVPSALAPFGQTAATVYPFSGTALAACVEKCSYSAAPSSLFKHCSDKP; encoded by the coding sequence atgaatGCACGAGAGGAGAATCTGCTGAAATCGATCAGCAACGACACGCTGCTGGACCTGACGCAGCGTTACGGCCAAGCGGCACTGGGATTCGGCCCGGGTCACGGCGCATCAAGTCCTGCCCGCTTCGCGCTCGCCTCCTCCGCTGCTGCAGACTTCCTCACGGCGCAGACGGCCAAATCCGGCGAGAGCGGCGGCGAGCACACGAGCGACGACGACGACGGCTTCGATGTGGACGCTCGGAAACAGAGCCCGGCCTTTGGAGAGGACCCCAAGCACGCGGCCACCAAGAAACCCAAGGAGCAGCGCTCACTGCGCCTGAGCATCAACGCGCGCGAGCGCCGGCGCATGCACGACCTGAATGATGCGCTGGACGGCCTGCGCGCCGTCATCCCGTACGCACACAGCCCGTCTGTGCGCAAACTGTCCAAAATCGCCACGCTGCTTCTCGCCAAGAACTACATCCTCATGCAGGCGCAGGCTCTGGAGGAGATGCGCCGGCTCGTGGCATACCTTAACCAGGGCCAAACAATGACGTCGGCCGTACCGAGCGCACTGGCCCCGTTCGGACAGACCGCTGCCACCGTATACCCGTTCTCAGGCACGGCGCTAGCAGCCTGCGTGGAGAAGTGCTCGTACTCGGCGGCGCCTTCGAGTCTCTTCAAGCACTGCAGCGATAAGCCTtga